One Pseudonocardia abyssalis DNA segment encodes these proteins:
- a CDS encoding 4-hydroxy-3-methylbut-2-enyl diphosphate reductase, producing MSALPKRVLLAAPRGYCAGVDRAVEAVELALEQHGAPVYVRKQIVHNRHVVETLEERGAIFVDETDEVPPGALVVFSAHGVSPAVHAQAAARELRTIDATCPLVTKVHHEAKRFAREDYDILLVGHHGHEEVEGTAGEAPEHIQLVETAEDVANVTVRDPEKVIWLSQTTLSVDETMQTVHALRERFPALQNPPSDDICYATQNRQVAVKAMAAQCDLVLVVGSTNSSNSVRLVEVALQAGAGASYLIDYAREIDATWLDGVRTVGVTSGASVPEVLVRGVLDRLAEDGFGSVEEITTAEETLTFSLPRELRPSRASR from the coding sequence ATGTCTGCTCTCCCGAAGCGCGTCCTGCTCGCTGCGCCCCGCGGCTACTGCGCCGGCGTCGACCGTGCCGTCGAGGCCGTCGAACTCGCGCTGGAGCAGCACGGCGCACCGGTGTACGTCCGCAAGCAGATCGTGCACAACCGCCACGTCGTCGAGACCCTCGAGGAGCGCGGCGCGATCTTCGTCGACGAGACCGACGAGGTGCCGCCGGGCGCGCTCGTCGTGTTCTCCGCGCACGGGGTGTCGCCCGCCGTCCACGCCCAGGCCGCGGCCCGCGAGCTGCGCACCATCGACGCCACGTGCCCGCTGGTTACGAAGGTGCACCACGAGGCGAAGCGGTTCGCCCGCGAGGACTACGACATCCTGCTGGTCGGGCACCACGGCCACGAGGAGGTCGAGGGCACCGCGGGGGAGGCGCCCGAGCACATCCAGCTCGTGGAGACCGCGGAGGACGTCGCCAACGTGACGGTCCGCGACCCCGAGAAGGTCATCTGGCTCTCGCAGACCACGCTGAGCGTCGACGAGACGATGCAGACGGTGCACGCGCTGCGCGAGCGCTTCCCCGCGCTGCAGAACCCGCCGAGCGACGACATCTGCTACGCCACGCAGAACCGTCAGGTGGCCGTCAAGGCGATGGCGGCGCAGTGCGACCTGGTGCTGGTCGTCGGCTCCACGAACTCGTCGAACTCGGTGCGGCTCGTCGAGGTCGCGCTGCAGGCCGGGGCCGGGGCGTCCTACCTGATCGACTACGCCCGCGAGATCGACGCCACCTGGCTCGACGGCGTGCGGACCGTCGGCGTCACGAGCGGCGCGTCGGTGCCGGAGGTCCTCGTGCGCGGGGTGCTCGACCGCCTCGCCGAGGACGGCTTCGGCTCCGTCGAGGAGATCACGACGGCGGAGGAGACGCTGACCTTCTCGCTGCCCCGCGAGCTGCGCCCTTCCCGCGCGTCGCGCTGA
- a CDS encoding lipid droplet-associated protein: MKLLPLPVRLAAGIVALAVEQARDLPRLVVEFPVTAVSQALQASMRVQQKVTEVAIKGDRALGALRPVEEKPSWATFDEDEPRTNGSVTALRPQGRVAEPPTRPAGTRVTDPPAPGPAPRVSRSVPVVREKPVPTPEQTTTADAPSALPEYPGLSIPQLRAKLRTLSLGDLRVLLAWEQAHEARPPFVTMLSNRITTVSEA, encoded by the coding sequence ATGAAGCTGCTTCCCCTGCCGGTGCGCCTCGCCGCCGGCATCGTCGCCCTCGCCGTGGAGCAGGCCCGGGACCTGCCGCGGCTCGTCGTCGAGTTCCCGGTCACGGCCGTCAGCCAGGCGCTGCAGGCGTCGATGCGGGTGCAGCAGAAGGTCACCGAGGTGGCGATCAAGGGCGACCGCGCGCTCGGCGCACTGCGCCCGGTCGAGGAGAAGCCGAGCTGGGCCACCTTCGACGAGGACGAGCCGCGCACCAACGGCTCCGTCACCGCGCTGCGTCCGCAGGGCCGGGTCGCCGAACCGCCCACGCGACCGGCGGGCACCCGCGTCACCGACCCGCCCGCGCCGGGACCGGCCCCGCGCGTCTCGCGGTCGGTGCCGGTCGTCCGGGAGAAGCCGGTGCCCACCCCCGAGCAGACCACCACGGCCGACGCCCCGTCCGCGCTGCCGGAGTACCCCGGGCTGTCGATCCCGCAGCTCCGCGCGAAGCTGCGCACGCTCTCGCTCGGCGACCTGCGCGTGCTGCTGGCGTGGGAGCAGGCCCACGAGGCCCGCCCGCCGTTCGTCACCATGCTGTCGAACCGGATCACCACGGTCTCGGAGGCGTGA
- the xseA gene encoding exodeoxyribonuclease VII large subunit, protein MTPSTSPEQPWPVRTVARKIAEWVDRLGAVWVEGQLAQVTARAGTGTAFLVLRDPAADVSLQLTAPIGLVRDGVGGRGDLTVAEGDRVVVHGRPSFFLGRGTLSLRVNEIRAVGVGELLARIERLRKLLAAEGLFDVARKRRPPFLPRRIGLVTGRASAAEHDVVSNATARWPAARFRIEHVATQGALSVPQIVDALARLDRDAEVDVIVLARGGGSVEDLLPFSDETLCRAVADCRTPVVSAIGHEPDTPLVDHVADVRCSTPTEAGRRLVPDLAEETARIAGMRDRARRALAGWVDREERLLTALRGRPVLADPLRTLDARHTEVERLRDATRGSVERGLDRRRVEIGHLRARLTTLGPAATLARGYAVVQRIDDATEPPPVLRSVGEVVDGVRLRIRVADGAVLATVTADAPAKKRTTRKRAVKADG, encoded by the coding sequence GTGACCCCCTCCACGTCGCCCGAGCAGCCGTGGCCGGTCCGCACGGTGGCGCGCAAGATCGCCGAGTGGGTCGACCGGCTCGGTGCGGTGTGGGTCGAGGGCCAGCTCGCGCAGGTCACCGCGCGTGCCGGCACCGGCACAGCGTTCCTCGTGCTGCGCGACCCGGCGGCCGACGTGTCGTTGCAGCTCACCGCCCCGATCGGGCTCGTCCGTGACGGCGTGGGCGGGCGGGGCGACCTCACTGTCGCCGAGGGCGACCGCGTCGTCGTGCACGGCAGGCCGTCGTTCTTCCTGGGCCGCGGCACGCTGAGCCTGCGGGTCAACGAGATCCGCGCCGTCGGCGTCGGGGAGCTGCTGGCGCGCATCGAGCGGCTGCGCAAGCTGCTCGCCGCCGAGGGCCTGTTCGACGTCGCCCGCAAGCGCCGCCCCCCGTTCCTGCCGCGCCGCATCGGCCTGGTGACCGGCCGCGCGTCGGCCGCGGAGCACGACGTCGTCTCCAACGCGACCGCCCGCTGGCCCGCCGCCCGCTTCCGCATCGAGCACGTCGCGACGCAGGGAGCGCTGTCGGTGCCGCAGATCGTCGATGCGCTGGCCCGGCTCGACCGCGACGCCGAGGTCGACGTGATCGTGCTCGCCCGCGGCGGAGGCAGCGTCGAGGACCTGCTGCCGTTCTCCGACGAGACGCTCTGCCGCGCCGTCGCCGACTGCCGCACGCCCGTCGTCTCCGCGATCGGGCACGAGCCCGACACCCCGCTCGTCGACCACGTCGCCGACGTCCGCTGCTCCACCCCCACCGAGGCGGGCCGCAGGCTGGTGCCCGACCTCGCCGAGGAGACCGCGCGCATCGCCGGGATGCGCGACCGCGCCCGCCGCGCCCTCGCCGGCTGGGTCGACCGCGAGGAGCGCCTGCTGACGGCGCTGCGCGGGCGCCCGGTCCTCGCCGACCCGCTACGCACCCTCGACGCGCGGCACACCGAGGTCGAGCGGCTGCGCGACGCGACCCGCGGGTCGGTGGAGCGCGGGCTCGACCGGCGCCGCGTCGAGATCGGGCACCTGCGCGCCCGCCTCACGACGCTCGGCCCGGCCGCCACGCTGGCCCGCGGCTACGCGGTGGTGCAACGCATCGACGACGCCACCGAGCCGCCGCCGGTGCTGCGGTCGGTGGGCGAGGTGGTCGACGGCGTACGACTACGTATCCGCGTCGCCGACGGGGCGGTGCTGGCGACGGTGACCGCCGACGCACCCGCGAAGAAGAGGACGACACGGAAGCGAGCGGTGAAGGCCGATGGCTGA
- a CDS encoding exodeoxyribonuclease VII small subunit has protein sequence MAEQAAVGTLGYEQARDELVEVVRALEAGGLSLDDSVALWERGEALATRCEEQLAGARERVETALAARTDD, from the coding sequence ATGGCTGAGCAGGCGGCAGTGGGGACGTTGGGCTACGAGCAGGCCCGCGACGAGCTGGTCGAGGTGGTCCGCGCGCTGGAGGCCGGCGGGCTGTCACTGGACGACTCGGTGGCGCTCTGGGAGCGCGGCGAGGCGCTCGCCACCCGGTGCGAGGAGCAGCTCGCGGGCGCCCGCGAGCGCGTCGAGACCGCGCTGGCCGCCCGCACCGACGACTGA
- a CDS encoding DUF4245 domain-containing protein yields MTDPAPRKPPRSAMTVRDMIVAIGVLALIVVVIGGMSRGCSFSPGGPSVDPSALPVVDAPTELRALAPDVPFSLRVPAVPPGWRSNAVDQDRLDPADPAAGRAVRTGYLTTEGRYLRLVQSDGAEEAVLASEAGAVVVPAQGVTDVGGLEFVVYGAPDDEPIWIADLDGVRILITGSGAEADFQALAGAVLTGEALPAGTAPG; encoded by the coding sequence GTGACCGATCCCGCTCCCCGCAAGCCACCTCGCTCGGCGATGACGGTGCGCGACATGATCGTCGCCATCGGGGTGCTCGCGCTCATCGTCGTCGTGATCGGCGGCATGTCCCGCGGCTGCTCGTTCAGCCCGGGCGGGCCGTCGGTCGACCCGAGCGCGCTGCCCGTCGTCGACGCCCCGACCGAGCTGCGGGCCCTCGCCCCCGACGTCCCGTTCTCGCTGCGCGTGCCCGCGGTGCCGCCGGGCTGGCGCTCCAACGCCGTCGACCAGGACCGCCTCGACCCGGCGGATCCCGCGGCCGGCCGGGCCGTCCGCACCGGGTACCTGACGACGGAGGGCCGGTACCTGCGCCTCGTCCAGAGCGACGGCGCGGAGGAGGCGGTGCTCGCCTCCGAGGCCGGGGCCGTGGTCGTGCCCGCGCAGGGCGTCACGGACGTCGGGGGGCTGGAGTTCGTCGTCTACGGCGCGCCCGACGACGAACCGATCTGGATCGCCGACCTCGACGGCGTGCGCATCCTGATCACCGGCAGCGGTGCGGAGGCCGACTTCCAGGCGCTCGCCGGCGCGGTGCTGACCGGGGAGGCCCTCCCCGCGGGCACCGCCCCGGGCTGA
- the glpX gene encoding class II fructose-bisphosphatase — protein sequence MTSPANATPRRREAPDRNLAMELVRVTEAAAMAAGRWVGRGDKNGGDGAAVDAMRQLIGSVSMRGVVVIGEGEKDEAPMLFNGEEVGNGEGPWCDVAVDPIDGTTLMAKGIANSVAVLAVAERGAMFDPSAVFYMEKLAVGPEAADVIDLTAPVAENIRRVAAAKHLDVTDVTVCVLDRPRHDQLVADIRRTGARIHFLTDGDVAGAISAARPNTGVDMLYGIGGTPEGIITAAALKCMGGAMQGRLWPKDDQERARAIAAGHDLDRVLTADELVRGDNVFFCATGITDGDLLRGVQYRGGGCTTQSIVMRSKSGTVRMIDGYHRLTKLREYSTVDFDLSEQQIAALDSAPPLP from the coding sequence ATGACCAGCCCCGCGAACGCCACGCCGAGGCGCCGGGAGGCGCCCGACCGCAACCTCGCGATGGAGCTGGTCCGCGTCACGGAGGCGGCGGCGATGGCGGCCGGTCGCTGGGTCGGGCGGGGCGACAAGAACGGCGGCGACGGCGCGGCCGTCGACGCGATGCGCCAGCTCATCGGCAGCGTGTCGATGCGCGGCGTCGTGGTGATCGGCGAGGGCGAGAAGGACGAGGCGCCCATGCTGTTCAACGGCGAGGAGGTCGGCAACGGCGAGGGCCCGTGGTGCGACGTCGCGGTCGACCCGATCGACGGCACCACGCTGATGGCCAAGGGCATCGCCAACTCCGTCGCGGTGCTCGCGGTGGCCGAGCGCGGCGCGATGTTCGACCCGTCGGCCGTGTTCTACATGGAGAAGCTGGCCGTCGGGCCGGAGGCGGCCGACGTCATCGACCTCACCGCGCCCGTCGCGGAGAACATCCGCCGGGTCGCCGCGGCGAAGCACCTCGACGTCACCGACGTCACCGTCTGCGTGCTCGACCGCCCCCGCCACGACCAGCTCGTCGCCGACATCCGGCGCACCGGTGCCCGCATCCACTTCCTCACCGACGGCGACGTGGCCGGCGCGATCTCCGCGGCCCGCCCGAACACCGGCGTCGACATGCTCTACGGCATCGGCGGCACGCCCGAGGGGATCATCACCGCGGCCGCGCTCAAGTGCATGGGCGGCGCGATGCAGGGCCGGCTGTGGCCCAAGGACGACCAGGAGCGCGCCCGCGCCATCGCCGCGGGCCACGACCTCGACCGCGTCCTGACCGCCGACGAGCTGGTGCGCGGCGACAACGTGTTCTTCTGCGCCACCGGCATCACCGACGGCGACCTGCTGCGCGGCGTCCAGTACCGCGGCGGCGGCTGCACCACGCAGTCGATCGTGATGCGCTCCAAGTCGGGCACCGTCCGCATGATCGACGGCTACCACCGCCTCACGAAGCTGCGGGAGTACTCCACCGTCGACTTCGACCTCTCCGAGCAGCAGATCGCCGCACTCGACTCTGCCCCACCCCTGCCCTGA
- a CDS encoding L,D-transpeptidase, with protein MRVRRVLALVVVVALTGLLSGAAGGAAPTAEAAVTAAVGLLPARLQEAVTAPAAPAPAAPAVPDAAPAAPVVLQQSRQQVTSVRVAPVDVPGTPCTSIARACVDLSGDQAWLLDDGGITYGPVPITSGRAGFRTPPGTFPVTFHSRDHVSSIYDAPMPYSVFFNGGIAFHQGSLSQLSHGCIHLSRTAAQEFFGSLDRGDLVQVVA; from the coding sequence ATGCGGGTCCGTCGGGTGTTGGCGCTGGTGGTGGTCGTCGCGCTGACGGGCCTGCTCAGCGGTGCCGCGGGCGGCGCGGCCCCCACGGCGGAGGCCGCGGTCACCGCCGCGGTCGGCCTGCTCCCCGCGCGCCTGCAGGAAGCGGTGACCGCCCCGGCCGCGCCGGCACCGGCCGCCCCCGCCGTGCCTGATGCCGCCCCTGCCGCGCCCGTCGTGCTGCAGCAGTCGCGCCAGCAGGTGACGTCGGTCCGCGTCGCGCCGGTGGACGTCCCCGGCACGCCCTGTACGTCGATCGCGCGGGCGTGCGTCGACCTGTCGGGCGACCAGGCCTGGCTCCTCGACGACGGCGGGATCACCTACGGGCCGGTGCCGATCACGAGCGGGCGCGCGGGCTTCCGCACCCCGCCCGGCACGTTCCCGGTCACCTTCCACAGCCGCGACCACGTCAGCTCGATCTACGACGCCCCGATGCCCTACTCGGTGTTCTTCAACGGCGGCATCGCGTTCCACCAGGGCAGCCTCAGCCAGCTCTCGCACGGCTGCATCCACCTGTCCCGCACCGCGGCGCAGGAGTTCTTCGGCTCGCTCGACCGGGGCGACCTCGTGCAGGTCGTCGCCTGA
- a CDS encoding class II fumarate hydratase, translated as MTDEGYRIEHDTMGEIRVPADALWRAQTQRAVENFPISGRGLERSQIRALGLVKGAAARVNKKIGVLDAERADAIADAADAVAAGGHDDQFPVDVFQTGSGTSSNMNANEVIASLALRAGVQVHPNDHVNASQSSNDVFPTTIHLAATEALATDVAPALDHLAAALNRRAAEWADVVTAGRTHLMDAVPITLGQEAGGWATQATYGAARVRDALPRLGQLPIGGTAVGTGLNAPEGFGSGVVDELRAATGLDVLTEAPDHIEAQGARDALVEASGALRTAAVSLFKIANDIRWLGSGPRTGLAELHLPDLQPGSSIMPGKVNPVICEAAMMVAAQVIGNDATVAFSGTQGNLQLNVMMPVMARNVLESARLLANAARLLADKVVDGMAADVERTRELAESSPAIVTPLNTYLGYEETASIAKQSLKEKRTIREVVLERGHVESGKLTAEQLDKALDVLAMARGGR; from the coding sequence ATGACCGACGAGGGTTACCGCATCGAGCACGACACCATGGGCGAGATCCGGGTCCCCGCCGACGCCTTGTGGCGCGCGCAGACCCAGCGGGCCGTCGAGAACTTCCCGATCTCCGGGCGCGGGCTGGAGCGCTCCCAGATCCGGGCGCTCGGCCTGGTGAAGGGCGCGGCCGCCCGCGTCAACAAGAAGATCGGGGTGCTCGACGCCGAGCGGGCGGACGCCATCGCCGACGCCGCCGACGCGGTGGCCGCCGGTGGGCACGACGACCAGTTCCCCGTCGACGTGTTCCAGACCGGCTCGGGCACCAGCTCCAACATGAACGCGAACGAGGTGATCGCCTCGCTGGCGCTGCGCGCCGGGGTGCAGGTGCACCCGAACGACCACGTCAACGCGTCGCAGTCGTCGAACGACGTCTTCCCGACCACGATCCACCTGGCCGCGACCGAGGCGCTGGCCACCGACGTCGCCCCGGCGCTCGACCACCTCGCCGCCGCGCTGAACCGCCGCGCCGCGGAGTGGGCCGACGTCGTGACGGCCGGTCGCACCCACCTGATGGACGCCGTGCCGATCACGCTCGGGCAGGAGGCGGGCGGCTGGGCCACGCAGGCCACGTACGGCGCCGCCCGCGTCCGCGACGCACTCCCGCGCCTGGGCCAGCTCCCGATCGGCGGCACCGCGGTCGGCACCGGGCTCAACGCGCCCGAGGGCTTCGGCTCCGGGGTCGTCGACGAGCTGCGCGCGGCCACCGGCCTCGACGTGCTCACCGAGGCCCCCGACCACATCGAGGCCCAGGGCGCCCGCGACGCGCTGGTGGAGGCATCCGGCGCGCTGCGCACCGCCGCCGTCAGCCTGTTCAAGATCGCCAACGACATCCGCTGGCTCGGGTCCGGCCCGCGCACCGGCCTGGCCGAGCTGCATCTGCCCGACCTGCAGCCGGGGAGCTCGATCATGCCCGGCAAGGTCAACCCGGTGATCTGCGAGGCCGCGATGATGGTGGCCGCGCAGGTGATCGGCAACGACGCGACGGTCGCGTTCTCCGGCACCCAGGGCAACCTGCAGCTCAACGTGATGATGCCGGTGATGGCGCGCAACGTCCTGGAGTCGGCGCGGCTGCTCGCCAACGCCGCCCGCCTGCTCGCCGACAAGGTCGTCGACGGGATGGCGGCCGACGTCGAGCGGACGCGCGAGCTGGCGGAGTCGAGCCCCGCGATCGTGACGCCGCTGAACACGTACCTCGGCTACGAGGAGACGGCGTCGATCGCGAAGCAGTCGCTGAAGGAGAAGCGCACCATCCGCGAGGTCGTGCTGGAGCGCGGGCACGTCGAGAGCGGCAAGCTCACGGCGGAGCAGCTCGACAAGGCCCTCGACGTCCTCGCGATGGCCCGCGGCGGGCGCTGA
- a CDS encoding EAL domain-containing protein, which yields MSDHGRFAFEPLLNLVTGRPVGMEVVRQQARDQMTRVAANAVWGTRQLAEFDSGIAIASVLHGTGYDASVPLHVDVLADSVVAARRRVLQIRSSLQRRDTGLPTPPMLLGINPALSAAPPDALAAGLAELRAEGFGIGFDGVGRGFGLDLVAELEPDLVTIDAHLVARLPADPRARTVVTALCDVARAVGVRVCASGIGTADQLAAVRDHGIPWGQGPLLAAPQRRPSTAGVLLAPDLLPRAVRPPSPVPRAVRQPVRTALADLAQAAVSLPEQATAESVRQAFADHPQAGSVVLLDPHRRPTGFLDRNRFLLAISGPFGRALYANRPATSLAEPPRTHPAAADLHTAVTACLDGDRTRSYDDLVLVDGHGTCTGVVRVTDLLSEATGGTSAA from the coding sequence GTGAGTGACCACGGGCGGTTCGCGTTCGAGCCACTGCTGAACCTGGTCACCGGCCGCCCGGTCGGGATGGAGGTCGTGCGGCAGCAGGCCCGCGACCAGATGACGCGCGTCGCCGCGAACGCCGTGTGGGGCACCCGCCAGCTCGCCGAGTTCGACTCCGGGATCGCGATCGCCTCGGTGCTGCACGGCACCGGGTACGACGCCTCCGTGCCACTGCACGTCGACGTCCTCGCCGACTCCGTGGTGGCCGCACGGCGTCGGGTGCTGCAGATCCGGTCGTCGCTGCAGCGGCGCGACACGGGACTCCCGACGCCGCCGATGCTGCTCGGCATCAACCCGGCGTTGTCCGCCGCTCCCCCTGACGCGCTCGCCGCGGGGCTCGCCGAGCTGCGCGCGGAGGGCTTCGGCATCGGGTTCGACGGCGTCGGTCGCGGTTTCGGCCTCGATCTCGTCGCCGAGCTGGAGCCCGACCTGGTCACGATCGACGCCCACCTCGTCGCCCGCCTGCCCGCCGACCCGCGGGCCCGGACCGTCGTCACCGCCCTGTGCGACGTGGCCAGAGCTGTCGGGGTGCGGGTCTGCGCGTCCGGGATCGGCACCGCCGACCAGCTCGCCGCGGTGCGCGACCACGGCATCCCGTGGGGTCAGGGGCCGCTGCTCGCCGCGCCGCAGCGCCGCCCGTCGACGGCGGGGGTCCTGCTGGCCCCCGACCTCCTGCCCCGTGCGGTGCGGCCACCGTCGCCCGTCCCGCGGGCGGTGCGCCAGCCCGTTCGCACGGCTCTCGCGGACCTGGCGCAGGCGGCGGTGAGCCTGCCCGAGCAGGCCACGGCGGAGAGCGTCCGGCAGGCGTTCGCCGACCATCCGCAGGCCGGCAGCGTCGTGCTGCTCGACCCGCACCGGCGCCCCACCGGCTTCCTCGACCGCAACCGGTTCCTGCTCGCGATCTCCGGGCCCTTCGGCCGCGCCCTGTACGCCAACCGCCCGGCCACCTCGCTCGCCGAGCCCCCGCGCACGCACCCGGCCGCCGCCGACCTGCACACCGCGGTGACGGCCTGCCTCGACGGCGACCGCACCCGCAGCTACGACGACCTCGTGCTGGTCGACGGCCACGGCACCTGCACGGGCGTCGTCCGCGTCACCGACCTGCTCTCCGAGGCCACCGGCGGCACGTCGGCGGCCTGA
- a CDS encoding RDD family protein, translating into MPTTHLAPAPVGRRVRASLDDLLFVAAWFALLTLLGVAVRAIAPPAGPPSLPATDLTVLASTVLPVAAFLAAGDAGVRWAARGKRRAGLRVVTPDGARPSVGRSVVRAAVKIAPWQLAHIAVARLILGADDPVVTWTTYALSLAVPVVSVVTALRDPRQRALHDRVAGTRVVTF; encoded by the coding sequence GTGCCCACCACCCACCTCGCCCCCGCACCGGTCGGGCGGCGGGTGCGGGCGTCGCTGGACGACCTGCTGTTCGTCGCGGCCTGGTTCGCGCTGCTCACGCTCCTCGGGGTCGCCGTCCGGGCGATCGCGCCACCGGCCGGGCCGCCGTCGCTGCCCGCCACCGACCTCACGGTCCTCGCGTCCACCGTGCTGCCGGTCGCGGCCTTCCTCGCCGCGGGCGACGCTGGGGTGCGCTGGGCCGCCCGGGGCAAGCGCCGGGCCGGGCTGCGGGTCGTCACGCCGGACGGGGCCCGGCCGTCGGTGGGCCGCAGCGTCGTGCGCGCCGCGGTGAAGATCGCTCCGTGGCAGCTCGCGCACATCGCCGTCGCGCGGCTGATCCTCGGGGCGGACGACCCCGTCGTCACCTGGACGACGTACGCACTGTCGCTGGCCGTCCCGGTCGTCAGCGTGGTGACGGCCCTGCGGGACCCCCGCCAGCGGGCCCTGCACGACCGCGTGGCGGGCACGCGGGTCGTCACGTTCTGA
- a CDS encoding ABC transporter substrate-binding protein, producing the protein MTVMQRLFAVAAIGATLAVSGCVSSGGSGAAPAADGTDWSTATSAEAGGGFDALVAAAQAEGTLNVIALPPDWANYGEMISTFEETYGITVESANPEGSSQDEINAVQQLGTQDRAPDVLDLGQSFANSNVDLFAPYQVQTWDSIPEGNKAADGAWVNDYGGFVSIGCNAGLVATCPQTFADLTKPEYAGQVALNGDPTSSASAFAGVWAAALAGGGSLDDITPGLTFFGQLADSGNLLLVDPTPATIESGQTPIVLDWDYLNLTQADKVAASFEWQVAVPSDGLFAQYYAQAINKNAPHPAAARLWQEFLYSDVGQNLWLAGKARPARLTAMTEAGTADAALVAVLPPVAGEPAFPTQEQTDAANAVVAQGWAAATS; encoded by the coding sequence ATGACCGTGATGCAACGCCTGTTCGCCGTGGCCGCCATCGGCGCCACCCTGGCTGTGAGCGGCTGCGTCAGCTCCGGTGGTTCCGGCGCGGCCCCGGCCGCCGACGGCACCGACTGGTCCACCGCCACCTCCGCCGAGGCGGGCGGTGGCTTCGACGCACTCGTCGCGGCCGCGCAGGCGGAGGGCACGCTCAACGTCATCGCGCTGCCGCCGGACTGGGCCAACTACGGCGAGATGATCTCCACGTTCGAGGAGACCTACGGGATCACCGTCGAGTCCGCCAACCCCGAGGGCTCCAGCCAGGACGAGATCAACGCGGTGCAGCAGCTCGGCACGCAGGACCGCGCGCCCGACGTCCTCGACCTCGGCCAGTCCTTCGCCAACTCCAACGTCGACCTGTTCGCGCCCTACCAGGTGCAGACCTGGGACTCGATCCCCGAGGGCAACAAGGCCGCCGACGGGGCGTGGGTCAACGACTACGGCGGTTTCGTGTCGATCGGCTGCAACGCCGGCCTCGTCGCGACCTGCCCGCAGACCTTCGCCGACCTGACCAAGCCCGAGTACGCCGGGCAGGTCGCGCTCAACGGCGACCCGACGTCGTCGGCGTCGGCGTTCGCGGGCGTGTGGGCGGCGGCGCTGGCAGGAGGCGGCTCGCTCGACGACATCACCCCTGGACTGACCTTCTTCGGGCAGCTCGCCGACAGCGGCAACCTGCTCCTCGTCGACCCGACGCCGGCCACGATCGAGAGCGGCCAGACCCCGATCGTCCTCGACTGGGACTACCTGAACCTCACGCAGGCCGACAAGGTCGCGGCGTCGTTCGAGTGGCAGGTCGCCGTCCCGTCGGACGGGCTGTTCGCGCAGTACTACGCGCAGGCGATCAACAAGAACGCCCCGCACCCCGCCGCCGCGCGGCTGTGGCAGGAGTTCCTCTACTCCGACGTGGGCCAGAACCTGTGGCTGGCCGGCAAGGCCCGCCCGGCGCGCCTGACCGCGATGACGGAGGCGGGCACGGCCGACGCCGCACTGGTCGCCGTGCTGCCGCCGGTCGCCGGGGAGCCGGCCTTCCCGACGCAGGAGCAGACCGACGCCGCGAACGCGGTGGTGGCCCAGGGCTGGGCCGCGGCGACCTCCTGA
- a CDS encoding ABC transporter permease, producing the protein MTLLEAPAAPREAVRSERSWRAALGLVPFVAYLLVFLGGPLYFVVSGALSDPDGLPTLDNVIASVTQPQYRAAFTSSIVLSAGTALVGAVAGAFLAQAVLTSRPTRAGGEPVLRRIVSTASGVLAYFGGVPLAFAFIAALGQTGLATQFLRAAGVDLYASGFRIDSLTGLALTYVYFQIPLMVILITPALEGLLPQWREAAENLGASAWTYWRRIALPVLAPALGGAALVLFGNAFAAYATALALTSGSIPLLPTAIASALSGNVLAGAQNVGLALGLDMVLVIAVVMVGYVLLQRRASRWQAR; encoded by the coding sequence ATGACCCTCCTGGAAGCTCCGGCCGCGCCCCGCGAGGCGGTGCGGTCGGAGCGGTCCTGGCGGGCCGCGCTGGGCCTGGTGCCCTTCGTCGCCTACCTGCTGGTCTTCCTCGGCGGCCCGCTGTACTTCGTGGTCAGCGGCGCGCTCTCGGACCCCGACGGGCTCCCGACGCTCGACAACGTGATCGCCTCGGTGACGCAGCCGCAGTACCGGGCGGCGTTCACCTCCAGCATCGTGCTGTCGGCGGGCACGGCGCTCGTGGGCGCGGTCGCGGGCGCGTTCCTGGCCCAGGCGGTGCTGACGAGCAGGCCGACCAGGGCGGGCGGGGAACCGGTACTGCGCCGGATCGTCTCGACGGCGTCGGGCGTGCTCGCCTACTTCGGCGGCGTGCCGCTGGCGTTCGCGTTCATCGCCGCGCTCGGCCAGACGGGGCTCGCGACACAGTTCCTGCGGGCGGCCGGCGTCGACCTCTACGCGTCCGGGTTCCGCATCGACTCGCTCACCGGCCTCGCGCTGACCTACGTCTACTTCCAGATCCCGCTCATGGTCATCCTGATCACCCCGGCGCTGGAGGGCCTGCTGCCGCAGTGGCGGGAGGCCGCGGAGAACCTCGGCGCGTCGGCGTGGACGTACTGGCGGCGGATCGCGCTGCCCGTGCTCGCGCCCGCGCTCGGCGGGGCCGCGCTCGTGCTGTTCGGCAACGCGTTCGCCGCGTACGCCACCGCGCTCGCCCTGACCAGCGGCTCGATCCCGCTGCTGCCCACCGCGATCGCGTCGGCGCTCTCGGGCAACGTGCTCGCCGGGGCGCAGAACGTCGGCCTCGCGCTCGGGCTCGACATGGTGCTCGTCATCGCCGTCGTGATGGTCGGCTACGTACTCCTGCAGCGCAGGGCGTCGCGCTGGCAGGCGCGATGA